From the Labrys wisconsinensis genome, the window CGCCGTTGCGGGCGTCGTGGCGCAGCACGAGCTGGCGGTTGCCGAGCAGGTCGACGTCCACCACCTGGATGTCCGGCTCGGCCGCGGTGACGTCGTAGCTGTCGGCGAGGGCGTTGCGCACCCGGCGATAGCCCTCGTCGTCGTGGATGGCCTCGATCCGATACTGCGGATCGGCCGCCTTGTCGGACAGCACGAACAGCTTGAACCGGCGGATGAGGTTCGGGCTGAGGAACTGGCGGATGAAGGATTCGTCGCGGTAATTGGCCCAGACGTGCTTGAGCGTGCCGCACCAGTCGCCATTGCCGGCGATGTCGGGAAACCACTCGCGGTCCTCCGGCGTCGGCGCCATGCAGATGCGCTCGATGTCCTGCATCATGGCAAAGCCGAGGGCATAGGGGTTCATGCCGCCATAGCGCGGATCGTCGAAGGGGGGCTGGAACACCACGTTGGAATGGCTGTGCAGGATCTCCAGCAGCGCACCTTCCGAGATCAGGCCCTTGTCGAAGAGCCGGTTGACGATGGTGTAATGGACGAAGGTGGCGCAGCCCTCGTTCATCACCTTGGTCTGGCGCTGCGGGTAGAAATATTGCGCCAGGTTGCGGACGATGCGCAGCAGCTCGCGCTGCCAGTCCTGCAGCACGGGGCTGGTCTTCTCCAGGAAGTAGAGCAGGTTCTCCTCCGGCAGCCGCAGGCGCCGCTTGCGCTCGCGCGCCTCCTGCTCGCTCAGCGTCGGCTCGCCCTGCGGCGAGGCGTTCGGCACGGTGCGCCAGAGGTCGCTATAGGTCCTGGCCTCGTGCTGCAGGCGCTCGCGCCGGCGCCGCTCATATTCCCCCATCTTCAGCTTGGCCGGGCGCTTGTAGCGGAACATGCCCTGGTTCATCAGCGCATGGGCGGCGTCGAGCACGCTCTCCACCGCGCCGAAGCCGTGGCGCTCCTCGCACTCCGCCACATAGTGCTTGGCGAAGTCGAGATAGTCGAGGATGCCGTCCGGATCGGTCCATTGCTGGAAGAGGTAGTTGTTCTTGTAGAAATGGTTGTGGCCGAACGCCGCGTGCGCCAGCACCAGCGTCTGCATCGCCATGGTGTTCTCCTCCATGTAATAGCTGATACATGGATTGGAGTTGATGACGATCTCGTAGGCCAGCGCCTGGTAGCCCTTGCGGTACAGCGTCTCGTCGCGGACGAACTTCTTGCCGAACGACCAGTGCGCATACATCAGCGGCATGCCGATGGAGCAATAGGCATCGAGCATCTGCTCGGCCGAGATGATCTCGATCTGGTTGGGGAAGACCTCGAGGCCGAGCTCGCCGACGGCGATCTCCTCGATCGCCTCGAACACGCGCTGCATGGTCGGGAAGGTCCAGTCCGCGGCGTTGAAGAGCGGCCCGGAGCCGGCGGCCGGCGGCCGGTCGACGTGGATCGGGCTCGTCATCGCGTGGCCTTCTGGTTCTGCTTGGCGAAGAGCTCGCGGAACACGGGGTAGATGTCGGCCCGGCCGCCGACCTGCTTCATGGCGAAGTTGGCGGCCTGCAGGGGCAAGGCGGCATAGCCGCGCCACAGCTCCTTGCCGCTGGTCGGCGCGGTGCGGTTGTCGTCGTCGCGCCGGTCGGCGATCTCGATATAGGCGTAGTACTGGGACAGCGGCAGGATCTCGTTGAGAAGCAGCGCCACGCAGCCGGCCGTGTCGCTGGAGGAATTGTCGCCGTCGGATGCCTGGGCGCAATAGATGTTCCACTCGGCCACGGGATAGCGCCGCTCGCGGATCTCGAGCATCTTCTTCAGCGCGGCGCTGACCACCGTGCCGCCGGACTCGCGACCGTAGAAGAATTCCTGCTCGTCGACCTCCGCCGCCTCGTGGGTGTGGCGGACGAAGACCAGCTCGACCCGGTCGTAGCGGCGCTTCAGGAACAGGTGCAGCAGGATGAAGAAGCGCTTGGCGAGGTCCTTCTCGCGCTCGCCCATCGAGGCGGAGACGTCCATCAGGCAGAACATCACCGCCTTGGTGCGCGGCACCGGCCGGGGCTCGAACCGGTTGTAGCGCACGTCGATCGGGTCGATGTAGGGGATGGCGCGCTGCAGGCGCCGCAGCCGCTCCAGCTCGGCGGTGGCCACGACCCGGCGCTGCCGGTCGGCGCCGTCGAGGGGCTCCTTCTCCGACAGCGCCGTGATCTCCTCATCGAGGCGGCGGATCTGCTCGGTGGTCGGGCGGCGCAGCGCGAGCCGGCGGCTGAGGCTGTGGCGCATGGTGCGCAGCACGTTGAGGTTGGGCGTGGTGCCGTCGTTGGAATAGCCCGCGCGCCTCGGCTCGCTGCCGCTCGTGTCCTTGAGCGAGGCCTTGATCATGTCGGGCAGCTCGAGGTCCTCAAACAGGATGTCGAGGAACTCGTCCTCCGACAGCATGAAGACGAACTTGTCCTCCTCCGAGCCCGAGGGCGAGGCGTCCCGGCCGGACCCGCCGCCGCCCGACGGCGGCTTGTCGATCTGGTCGCCGGTGACGAACTCCTTGTTGCCGGGGAAGACCCGTTCGCGGTCGCCGCCGGAATCGGAGAGCTGGAACTGCGGCTCGCCGATGCCCTTGGCCGGGATCGACACCGAGCCGCCCTTGGCGGCATCGGCGATGGCCCGGTCCCGGACCGCCCTGTCGACGGCGTCCCGCACCTGCCCGCGCGTGCGCTGCAGGAAGCGTTGGCGATTGCCCAGGCTCTTATCCCGTGGATTGAGCCGGCGGTCGATGAATTGCGGCATGGTCGATACTCACTGCCCTTCACCCGGCCTTGTTGACCCGCATGTACCATTCAACCAGCCGGCGGACCTGCCGTTCCGTGTAGCCGCGCGTCATCATCCGCTTGAGGAAGTCGGCGTGCTGCTTCTCGGTCTTCGAGTCCTTCTTGGTGCCGAAGCTGATGATCGGCAGAAGGTCCTCGACCTGGCTGAACATGCGCTTCTCGATGACCTCCCTGATCTTCTCGTAGCTGGTCCAGGACGGGTTGCGCCCCTGATTGCCCGCCCGGGCCCGCAGGGCGAACTTGACGATCTCGTTGCGGAAGTCCTTGGGATTGGCGATGCCGGCCGGCTTCTCGATCTTGGAGAGCTCGCCGTCGAGGATCTGGCGGTCGAACACCTGGCCGGTGTCGGCGTCCTTGAAGTCCTGCTCCTCGATCCAGGCGTCGGCATAGGCGATGTAGCGGTCGAACAGGTTCTGGCCGTACTCGCTGTAGGATTCGATATAGGCCTTCTGGATCTCGCGGCCGATGAACTCGGCATAGCGCGGCGCCAGGGCCGACTTGATGAAGTCGAGATAGCGCTGCTCGACCTCCTTGGGGTACTGCTCGCGCTTGAGCGCCTGCTCGAGCACATACATCAGGTGCACGGGGTCGGCGGCGATCTCCTCGGTGTCGTAGTTGAAGGTCTCGGACAGCACCTTGAAGGCGAAGCGCGTCGAGATGCCGGTCATGCCCTCGGACACGCCGGCCGCCTCGCGATATTCCTGGATCGACTTGGCCTTCGGGTCCGTGTCCTTCAGGTTGTCGCCGTTGTAGACCCGCATCTTGGAGAAGAGCGGCGAGTTCTGGTGCTCCTTGAGGCGCGAGAGCACGCAGAAGCGGCTGAGGATCTCCAGCACCTCCGGCGCGCAGGGGGCGTCGCTGAGCTCGCTGCCTTCCAGCAGCTTGGCGTAGATCATCGCCTCCTCGTTGACGCGCAGGCAGTAGGGGACCTTGACCACGCAGATGCGGTCGAGGAAGGCCTCGTTGTTCTTGTTGTTCTTGAACTGCTCCCATTCCGATTCGTTGGAATGGGCGAGGACGATGCCCTGGAAGGGCAGGCCGCCGATATTCTCCGTGCCGGCGTAGTTTCCCTCCTGCGTCGCGGTCAGCAGGGGGTGCAGCACCTTGATCGGCGCCTTGAACATCTCGACGAACTCGAGCAGGCCCTGCGTGGTGCGGTTGAGGCCGCCGGAATAGCTGTAGGCGTCCGGATCGTTCTGGGCGTAGTGCTCGAGCTTGCGGATGTCGATCTTGCCGACCAGGGCGGAGATGTCCTGGTTGTTCTCGTCGCCCGGCTCGGTCTTGGCGACGTTGATCTGGCGCAGCTTGGAGGGGTAGAGCCGCACCACGGAGAACTTGGAGATGTCGCCGTCGAACTGGTCGAGCCGCTTGGCGGCCCAGGGCGAGCAGATGCCGGTCAGGCGGCGGCGGGCGATGCCGTAATGGCTCTCCAGGACCTCGCCCATCGTCTCCGGCTTGAACAGGCCGAGGGGCGATTCGAAGATCGGGCTGATCTCGTTGCCGGCGGCCAGCACGTAGATCGGCTGCGTCTCCATCAGCTGCTTCAGCCGCTCGGCCAGCGAGGACTTGCCGCCGCCGACCGGGCCGAGGAGGTAGAGGATCTGCTTGCGCTCCTCCAGCCCCTGCGCCGCATGCTGGAAATAGCTGACCACGCGCTGGATCGTGTCCTCCATGCCGAAAAAGCCGGTCATGGTCGGATAGATCTTGATTGTCCTGTTCAGGAAGATCCGGCCCAGGCGCAGATCCGTGCTGGTATCGAGCACGATCGGTTCGCCGATGGCGGAGACCATCCGTTCGGCTGCCGTTGCATACATCCCGGGATTATCTCGGCAGCCCGCAAGGTAATCCGTGAGGCTCATGAACTCTCGTCTCTCCCGCTCATAGGCGGATGAGAAGAGGTTGAATATTTCAGCACTCTTCGGTGATGAAACAGCGATCGAATCAACAATACTTGACTGGACCAAGCCGGACGCCGCCTTGGTATTCATTGAGAACCTCCAATGCGATCAGTATATCTACCGTTGCTAACAGGCTGGGCTTGAATCGTTAACGAATGGTTAACACAACATTAAAAGCAGTCCCTGCCTGAGACTTTTGCTGTTGTAGGATAGCATTTTTCACACAGTTCGAATTGGAGACTGTGCGTATTGTCACGACTCTATTGCAGCAGGCGCTTGCGCGCCATGGCGCGCGGCAACGGGACGCACCGGCGGCCGGGCCGGCCGGGTTCGGCACCGCCGGTACGGCCGCCGGTTCCGGGCGGGCGTGGCCGCATCGCGGCCGGGCCTGGCGGGAAATCGGGTAATCCGTTGAAAAATCACCCGAAGATGTCCACCTAAAGCATCGGCGGGGACATGGTGCGGCCGGCCGGAATGGTCTAGAAGGGCACACCAGAATCGGTCAGAGGCCGTGCATTGACTGACGAGAACGACAAGCGCCCGGGCGACGGCGAGCCGTCCGAGATCCGGTCCGTTTCCATCACCGACGAAATGCGCCGCAGCTATCTCGACTACGCCATGAGCGTGATCGTGAGCCGCGCCTTGCCGGACGCCCGCGACGGGCTGAAGCCGGTGCACCGGCGCATCATCTATTCCATGTACGAGAACGGGCACACGCCCGAGAAGAAATACGTCAAGTCCGCCAACATCGTCGGCGCCGTCATGGGTCAGTACCACCCGCATGGCGACCAGGCGATCTATTTTGCGCTGGTGCGCATGGCGCAGTTCTTCTCGATGCGGCTGATGCTGGTCGACGGGCAGGGCAATTTCGGCTCGGTCGACGGCGACATGCCGGCGGCCATGCGCTACACCGAATCGCGCATGTCCAAGGCGGCGGTGGCGCTGATCGACGACATCGACAAGGACACGGTCGATTTCCAGGACAACTACGACGGCACCAGGCAGGAGCCCACCGTCCTGCCGGCGCAGTTCCCCAACCTCCTGGTCAACGGGGCGGGCGGCATCGCGGTCGGCATGGCCACCAACATCCCGCCGCACAATCTCGGCGAAGTCGTCGACGCGTGCCTGGCCTATATCGAGAATCCCGGCATCACCATCGACGAATTGACGGAGATCATCCCCGGGCCGGACTTTCCCACCGGTGCCCAGATCATCGGGCGCAGCGGCATCCGCGCCGCCTACCAGACCGGCCGCGGCTCGATCATCATGCGCGCCACGGCGGCGGTGGAGGAGATCCGCCGGGACCGCGAGGCCATCGTCGTCACCGAGCTGCCCTACCAGGTCAACAAGGCGACGCTGCAGGAAAACATCGCCGAGCTCGTGCGCGACAAGCGGCTCGAGGGCATCTCCGACGTGCGCGACGAGTCCGACCGCAAGGGCATGCGCCTGGTGATCGAGCTCAAGCGCGACGCGGTCGGCGACGTGGTGCTGAACCAGCTCTACCGCTTCACCCAGCTGCAGACCAATTTCGGCTGCAACATGGTGGCGCTCAACGGCGGCAAGCCGGAGGTGCTCAACCTCAAGGACTTCATCACCGCCTTCGTCGACTTCCGCGAGGAGGTGATCTCGCGGCGCACCAAGTTCCTGCTCAACAAGGCTCGCGACCGCGCCCATATCCTGTGCGGCCTCGCCACCGCCGTCGCCAATATCGACGAGGTGATCCGCATCATCCGCACCAGCCCGGATCCGAACGTGGCGCGCGAGGCGCTGATGGGGCGCGACTGGCCGACCGGCGACATCGCGCCGCTGATCCTGCTGGTGGACGATCCCAAGCACCCGATGAACCCGGACGGCACCTATCGCCTGTCGGAAGCGCAGGCGCGCGCCATCCTCGACCTGCGCCTCGCCCGCCTGACGGCTCTGGGCCGCGACGAGATCGGCGAGGAGCTGCAGAAGCTCGCCGACCAGATCCGCGACTATCTCGACATCCTGCGCTCGCGCGCCCGGATCATGGGCATCGTCCGCAGCGAGCTGGAGGCGATCAAGGCGGCGCACGCGACGCCGCGCCTGACCCAGATCCTCGATTCCGACGCCGATTTCGAGGACGAGGATCTGATCCAGCGCGAGGACATGGTGGTGACGGTCAGCCATGCCGGCTACGTCAAGCGCGTGCCGCTCTCCACCTACCGGGCGCAGCGGCGCGGCGGCAAGGGCCGGGCCGGCATGCAGACCCGCGAGGAGGATTTCGTCACCCGCCTGTTCGTGGCCAACACCCACACGCCGGTGCTGTTCTTCTCCTCCAAGGGGCGCGTCTACAAGGAGAAGGTCTGGCGCCTGCCGCTGGCCACGCCCCAGGGGCGCGGCAAGGCGCTGATCAACCTCCTGCCGATCGAGGGCGACGAGCGGATCACCTCGATCATGCCGCTGCCGGAGGACGAGAACTCCTGGTCGACGCTGCACATCATGTTCGCCACCAGCTCCGGCTCGGTGCGGCGCAACGACCTGTCCGACTTCGTGCAGGTCAACCGCGCCGGCAAGATCGCCATGAAGCTGGAGGAAGGCGAGCAGATCTGCGACGTCTCCATCTGCACCGAGAGCGACGACATCGTGCTGACCACGGCCGAGGGCCAGTGCATCCGCTTCCCCGTCGGCGAGGTGCGGGTGTTCAAGGGCCGCGATTCCATGGGCGTGCGCGGCATCCGCCTGGAGGAGGGCGACACCATCATCTCCATGGCGGTGATCCGCCACATGGAGATCACGCCGGAGGAGCGCGCCACCTATTTCCGCATGCGCCGGGCGGTGCTGGGCGAGGCGGAGAGCGGCGAAGCGGAGAATGGCGAGGAGGAGGCCGCGGGCCCGGTCGAGATCTCGACCGAGCGCTATGCCGAGCTCTCGGCGGCCGAGCAGTTCATCCTCACCGTCTCGGAGAACGGCTACGGCAAGCGCACCTCGGCCTTCGAGTACCGGATCACCGGACGCGGCGGCAAGGGCATCGTCGCCATGGCGGTGAACGAGCGCAACGGACCGCTGGTCTCGTCCTGGCCGGTGGAGCCCTCCGACCAGATCATGCTGGTCACCGACGGCGGCCAGCTGATCCGCTGCCCG encodes:
- a CDS encoding SpoVR family protein, whose protein sequence is MTSPIHVDRPPAAGSGPLFNAADWTFPTMQRVFEAIEEIAVGELGLEVFPNQIEIISAEQMLDAYCSIGMPLMYAHWSFGKKFVRDETLYRKGYQALAYEIVINSNPCISYYMEENTMAMQTLVLAHAAFGHNHFYKNNYLFQQWTDPDGILDYLDFAKHYVAECEERHGFGAVESVLDAAHALMNQGMFRYKRPAKLKMGEYERRRRERLQHEARTYSDLWRTVPNASPQGEPTLSEQEARERKRRLRLPEENLLYFLEKTSPVLQDWQRELLRIVRNLAQYFYPQRQTKVMNEGCATFVHYTIVNRLFDKGLISEGALLEILHSHSNVVFQPPFDDPRYGGMNPYALGFAMMQDIERICMAPTPEDREWFPDIAGNGDWCGTLKHVWANYRDESFIRQFLSPNLIRRFKLFVLSDKAADPQYRIEAIHDDEGYRRVRNALADSYDVTAAEPDIQVVDVDLLGNRQLVLRHDARNGVGLGPRSRDQVLAHIRTLWGYDVRLEEPAAEIDEIST
- a CDS encoding YeaH/YhbH family protein → MPQFIDRRLNPRDKSLGNRQRFLQRTRGQVRDAVDRAVRDRAIADAAKGGSVSIPAKGIGEPQFQLSDSGGDRERVFPGNKEFVTGDQIDKPPSGGGGSGRDASPSGSEEDKFVFMLSEDEFLDILFEDLELPDMIKASLKDTSGSEPRRAGYSNDGTTPNLNVLRTMRHSLSRRLALRRPTTEQIRRLDEEITALSEKEPLDGADRQRRVVATAELERLRRLQRAIPYIDPIDVRYNRFEPRPVPRTKAVMFCLMDVSASMGEREKDLAKRFFILLHLFLKRRYDRVELVFVRHTHEAAEVDEQEFFYGRESGGTVVSAALKKMLEIRERRYPVAEWNIYCAQASDGDNSSSDTAGCVALLLNEILPLSQYYAYIEIADRRDDDNRTAPTSGKELWRGYAALPLQAANFAMKQVGGRADIYPVFRELFAKQNQKATR
- a CDS encoding PrkA family serine protein kinase — encoded protein: MAVSSPKSAEIFNLFSSAYERERREFMSLTDYLAGCRDNPGMYATAAERMVSAIGEPIVLDTSTDLRLGRIFLNRTIKIYPTMTGFFGMEDTIQRVVSYFQHAAQGLEERKQILYLLGPVGGGKSSLAERLKQLMETQPIYVLAAGNEISPIFESPLGLFKPETMGEVLESHYGIARRRLTGICSPWAAKRLDQFDGDISKFSVVRLYPSKLRQINVAKTEPGDENNQDISALVGKIDIRKLEHYAQNDPDAYSYSGGLNRTTQGLLEFVEMFKAPIKVLHPLLTATQEGNYAGTENIGGLPFQGIVLAHSNESEWEQFKNNKNNEAFLDRICVVKVPYCLRVNEEAMIYAKLLEGSELSDAPCAPEVLEILSRFCVLSRLKEHQNSPLFSKMRVYNGDNLKDTDPKAKSIQEYREAAGVSEGMTGISTRFAFKVLSETFNYDTEEIAADPVHLMYVLEQALKREQYPKEVEQRYLDFIKSALAPRYAEFIGREIQKAYIESYSEYGQNLFDRYIAYADAWIEEQDFKDADTGQVFDRQILDGELSKIEKPAGIANPKDFRNEIVKFALRARAGNQGRNPSWTSYEKIREVIEKRMFSQVEDLLPIISFGTKKDSKTEKQHADFLKRMMTRGYTERQVRRLVEWYMRVNKAG
- the gyrA gene encoding DNA gyrase subunit A, producing MTDENDKRPGDGEPSEIRSVSITDEMRRSYLDYAMSVIVSRALPDARDGLKPVHRRIIYSMYENGHTPEKKYVKSANIVGAVMGQYHPHGDQAIYFALVRMAQFFSMRLMLVDGQGNFGSVDGDMPAAMRYTESRMSKAAVALIDDIDKDTVDFQDNYDGTRQEPTVLPAQFPNLLVNGAGGIAVGMATNIPPHNLGEVVDACLAYIENPGITIDELTEIIPGPDFPTGAQIIGRSGIRAAYQTGRGSIIMRATAAVEEIRRDREAIVVTELPYQVNKATLQENIAELVRDKRLEGISDVRDESDRKGMRLVIELKRDAVGDVVLNQLYRFTQLQTNFGCNMVALNGGKPEVLNLKDFITAFVDFREEVISRRTKFLLNKARDRAHILCGLATAVANIDEVIRIIRTSPDPNVAREALMGRDWPTGDIAPLILLVDDPKHPMNPDGTYRLSEAQARAILDLRLARLTALGRDEIGEELQKLADQIRDYLDILRSRARIMGIVRSELEAIKAAHATPRLTQILDSDADFEDEDLIQREDMVVTVSHAGYVKRVPLSTYRAQRRGGKGRAGMQTREEDFVTRLFVANTHTPVLFFSSKGRVYKEKVWRLPLATPQGRGKALINLLPIEGDERITSIMPLPEDENSWSTLHIMFATSSGSVRRNDLSDFVQVNRAGKIAMKLEEGEQICDVSICTESDDIVLTTAEGQCIRFPVGEVRVFKGRDSMGVRGIRLEEGDTIISMAVIRHMEITPEERATYFRMRRAVLGEAESGEAENGEEEAAGPVEISTERYAELSAAEQFILTVSENGYGKRTSAFEYRITGRGGKGIVAMAVNERNGPLVSSWPVEPSDQIMLVTDGGQLIRCPVEGIRVVSRGSQGVIVFNTAEGERVVSVERISDDGEEDEPATE